The genomic window GTGCGCGTGGGGAGCAAACACGGTGGGTCAGGTGAGGGGGCGATCGTTGCGGTGGCGATCGAGAGCGCGGCCGTAGCGGCGGGAGACTTCGGGCATGCTGGTCTCCCCCTCGCCTGGGCGGTCCAGACCGAACACGTAACCGGGGAAGTCCAGTTCTCGCTGCACCTCCCAGATGCGCTCGTGCTCCTCCGGCGCGAGTACCTGCGCGGGATTGCCCACCGCGACCCAGTTTATCGGCACCGTGGTATCCGCGGAGAGCACCGTACGCAGGTGCACCACGGCGTTGATCCGGACCTCCGAGCGCGGGCCGATCTCGGCGCCGTTGAACACCCGACTCCCGGAAGCCAGGAACACGTCGTCGGCCACCGTGCACCCGGTGAGGTAAGCACCGGGACCGACGAGTACATGTCGCCCCAGCCGCAACACATCCCGTGGCGTACCGCGTAGCACCGCGTTCTCCATCACGATGCATCCCTCGCCGAGTTCCACCGGCCCGCCCTCGGCGGTCAGCACCGCACCGAACAGTATTCGGCAGTGCGGACCGACCACGACCTTGCCGGCCAGTGTCGCGTTCGGAGCGACATACGCGGTCGGGTGTACCTCGGGAACCTCGTTGCGATGTTCGAGCAGCATGCGGTTCAGGGTCCCGCCCAGAACACCGCACGGGCAACCTGGGCGTACAAACCCTTCGGATGGCCACGGAACAATGGCTCGGTGCCGAACAGGACCGTGCGCGCGCCGCCCTCCGCGGTACCGGAGACCACCGCCGCCGATCCGGCTGCCTGTTCCGGGCCCCGACCCTGGT from Amycolatopsis cihanbeyliensis includes these protein-coding regions:
- a CDS encoding gamma carbonic anhydrase family protein, producing the protein MLLEHRNEVPEVHPTAYVAPNATLAGKVVVGPHCRILFGAVLTAEGGPVELGEGCIVMENAVLRGTPRDVLRLGRHVLVGPGAYLTGCTVADDVFLASGSRVFNGAEIGPRSEVRINAVVHLRTVLSADTTVPINWVAVGNPAQVLAPEEHERIWEVQRELDFPGYVFGLDRPGEGETSMPEVSRRYGRALDRHRNDRPLT